A stretch of Cupriavidus necator DNA encodes these proteins:
- a CDS encoding tetratricopeptide repeat protein, with the protein MSDLMPDLMPDSTLQATAGGLPIAFPGAVSRTARTAGALARFFQAPRRHARALAASALLALAAGTSHAAPPAGAMPLPPALQLAAAESERPAAARSARSALPSLELTDDIVYMVLAAEISMQRGLVGPAYRTYMELARQTRDPRFAQRATEIAFNARIPQQALDSARLWKEISPTSPAAAQVLSTLLVLNGRWDDARPLLQQQLAAVPASQRGEAILQLQQQLSRTSDAAGAATLLQDLTKNDAKLPETQLALARAREVAGDEPGALAALDQALRLRPGYEAAALMAAELRAEKQPDEAVAILKRFLDKSPDSVNGHITLARLYLLRNDMQSARQEFETLRKVAPGDPRVPLALGLTSLQAKSYGEAEQYLKEYLQLVEKQPTANPDIAYQYLAQIAEERKDYAGAIRWLDRIEDIRLAPAATAKRAQLLARMGKLDDAQALFGEMLTDAEDISDPGQRAQRMTAIRQAEVATLMESKAYDRARKLLNDRITAEPDNADWIYELAMLDERQKRYDSMEKGLRKVIALQPQQKQGYNALGYSLADRNERLPEALKLLERASELGPDDPYIMDSLAWVKFRMGDLRPAADLLRNAYSKAPEAEIGAHLGEVLWQLGEHDEARKTWTEAVRIDPENETLVDTLRRYKVNVQVSK; encoded by the coding sequence ATGTCGGACCTCATGCCGGACCTGATGCCGGACTCCACATTGCAAGCCACCGCGGGCGGCCTCCCGATCGCTTTTCCAGGCGCCGTTTCCCGCACAGCGCGCACGGCTGGCGCCCTGGCCCGGTTTTTCCAGGCGCCCCGCCGCCATGCGCGTGCGCTGGCCGCCTCGGCATTGCTGGCCCTGGCCGCCGGCACCAGCCACGCCGCGCCGCCTGCGGGCGCCATGCCATTGCCACCGGCACTGCAGCTGGCCGCGGCCGAAAGCGAGCGCCCCGCCGCCGCCAGGTCCGCACGCAGCGCGCTGCCGTCGCTGGAGCTGACCGACGACATCGTCTATATGGTGCTGGCCGCGGAGATTTCCATGCAGCGCGGCCTGGTCGGCCCGGCCTACCGGACCTACATGGAACTGGCCCGGCAGACCCGCGACCCGCGCTTCGCGCAGCGCGCCACCGAGATCGCCTTCAATGCGCGCATCCCGCAGCAGGCACTGGACTCCGCGCGCCTGTGGAAGGAGATTTCTCCGACTTCGCCCGCGGCAGCGCAGGTGCTGTCGACGCTGCTGGTGCTCAACGGCCGCTGGGACGATGCCCGGCCCCTGCTGCAGCAACAGCTGGCGGCGGTGCCGGCCAGCCAGCGAGGCGAGGCCATTCTGCAGCTGCAGCAGCAGCTGTCGCGCACCAGCGATGCGGCCGGCGCGGCCACACTGCTGCAGGACCTGACCAAGAATGACGCCAAGCTGCCGGAAACGCAGCTGGCACTGGCGCGCGCCAGGGAAGTCGCCGGCGACGAGCCGGGCGCGCTCGCCGCGCTCGACCAGGCATTGCGGCTGCGCCCGGGCTATGAAGCGGCCGCGCTGATGGCGGCCGAGCTGCGCGCCGAGAAGCAGCCCGACGAAGCCGTCGCGATCCTGAAGCGCTTCCTCGACAAGTCGCCCGATTCGGTCAACGGCCATATCACGCTGGCGCGGCTGTACCTGCTGCGCAACGACATGCAGTCGGCCCGGCAGGAGTTCGAGACCCTGCGCAAGGTAGCCCCGGGCGACCCGCGCGTGCCGCTGGCATTGGGCCTGACCAGCCTGCAGGCCAAGAGCTACGGCGAGGCCGAGCAGTACCTGAAGGAATACCTGCAGCTGGTAGAGAAGCAGCCCACCGCCAACCCCGACATTGCCTACCAGTACCTGGCGCAGATCGCCGAGGAGCGCAAGGACTACGCCGGCGCCATCCGGTGGCTGGACCGCATCGAGGACATCCGGCTGGCGCCCGCGGCGACCGCCAAGCGCGCACAGCTGCTGGCGCGCATGGGCAAGCTCGACGACGCCCAGGCGCTCTTCGGCGAGATGCTCACCGACGCCGAGGACATCTCCGATCCTGGCCAGCGCGCGCAGCGCATGACCGCCATCCGCCAGGCCGAGGTGGCCACGCTGATGGAAAGCAAAGCCTATGACCGCGCCCGCAAGCTGCTCAACGACCGCATTACGGCCGAGCCCGACAACGCCGACTGGATCTACGAGCTGGCCATGCTCGACGAGCGCCAGAAGCGTTACGACAGCATGGAGAAGGGCCTGCGCAAGGTGATTGCGCTGCAGCCGCAGCAGAAGCAGGGCTACAACGCGCTGGGCTACTCGCTGGCGGACCGCAACGAGCGGCTGCCCGAGGCGCTCAAGCTGCTGGAGCGCGCCTCCGAGCTGGGGCCGGACGATCCCTACATCATGGACAGCCTGGCCTGGGTCAAATTCCGCATGGGCGACCTGCGCCCGGCGGCCGACCTGCTGCGCAATGCCTATTCCAAGGCGCCCGAGGCCGAGATCGGCGCGCACCTGGGCGAGGTGCTGTGGCAGCTCGGCGAGCATGACGAAGCGCGCAAGACCTGGACCGAGGCCGTCCGCATCGACCCCGAGAACGAGACCCTGGTCGACACGCTGCGCCGCTACAAGGTCAACGTGCAAGTGTCCAAGTAA
- the lolB gene encoding lipoprotein insertase outer membrane protein LolB translates to MNRSRRLALFCLGAPLLLQACASVAPSRSFDGDQAAASQQYTGRFSANYVRYGRDEGVQGSFRWEEQGRNVRLDLVSPLGQTLAVVTATPSGATLDLPNQPPRNAPEVDTLMEEALGFALPVAGMRDWLHGRATQGAPARTTRDEQGRLATLAQNGWTVRYVAWQDAAAQVPRRIDLARDAGSNPLSVRLVIDPRTP, encoded by the coding sequence ATGAACCGATCCCGACGCCTGGCGCTCTTCTGCCTTGGCGCCCCGCTGCTGCTGCAGGCGTGTGCCAGCGTGGCACCGTCGCGCAGCTTTGATGGCGACCAGGCCGCCGCCAGCCAGCAATACACCGGCCGCTTCTCCGCCAACTACGTGCGCTACGGGCGCGACGAAGGCGTGCAGGGAAGCTTCCGCTGGGAAGAGCAGGGCCGCAACGTGCGGCTGGACCTGGTGTCCCCGCTCGGCCAGACCCTGGCCGTGGTCACCGCCACACCGTCCGGCGCCACGCTCGACCTGCCCAACCAGCCGCCGCGCAACGCGCCAGAGGTCGACACCCTGATGGAGGAAGCGCTCGGCTTTGCGCTGCCAGTGGCCGGCATGCGCGACTGGCTGCACGGCCGCGCCACGCAGGGCGCGCCCGCGCGCACCACGCGCGACGAGCAGGGCCGGCTGGCCACGCTGGCGCAGAACGGCTGGACCGTGCGCTACGTCGCCTGGCAGGACGCAGCCGCCCAGGTGCCGCGCCGCATCGACCTGGCGCGCGACGCCGGCAGCAATCCGCTGTCGGTGCGCCTCGTGATCGATCCCCGGACGCCGTGA
- the ispE gene encoding 4-(cytidine 5'-diphospho)-2-C-methyl-D-erythritol kinase, translating to MHRSQPLPPPELRDCPAPAKLNLFLHVTGRRADGYHTLQTVFQLVDWCDTLHFRRRDDGVVARVTDVPGVPAETDLVVRAARALQAATGATFGADIAIDKVLPMGGGIGGGSSDAATTLLALNHLWGLGLARAELMRIGLALGADVPVFVLGQNAFAQGIGEDLTPVELPESWFVVIHPKQHVPTAEIFSDECLTRDTPLSIIAVFAARTNKFDFGRNDLEPIATAKFGEVARALAWLKQHNQHARMTGSGACVFARFPDAATAQQVLERLPPEWDGRCVRSLARHPLAALA from the coding sequence ATGCATCGCAGCCAGCCCCTGCCCCCGCCCGAACTGCGCGACTGCCCCGCGCCGGCCAAGCTCAACCTGTTCCTGCACGTGACCGGCCGCCGCGCCGACGGCTACCACACGCTGCAGACCGTGTTCCAGCTGGTCGACTGGTGCGACACGCTGCATTTCCGCCGGCGCGACGACGGCGTGGTCGCACGCGTCACCGACGTGCCCGGCGTGCCGGCCGAGACCGACCTGGTGGTGCGCGCCGCGCGCGCGTTACAGGCGGCCACCGGTGCCACGTTCGGGGCCGACATAGCCATCGACAAGGTGCTGCCGATGGGCGGCGGCATCGGTGGCGGCTCGTCCGATGCCGCCACCACGCTGCTGGCGCTGAATCACCTGTGGGGACTGGGCCTTGCGCGTGCCGAACTGATGCGCATCGGGCTGGCGCTGGGCGCCGACGTGCCAGTATTCGTGTTGGGCCAGAACGCCTTTGCACAGGGCATCGGCGAGGACCTGACGCCAGTCGAGCTGCCCGAGAGCTGGTTCGTGGTCATCCACCCGAAACAGCATGTCCCCACCGCTGAAATTTTTTCGGACGAGTGCTTGACAAGGGATACGCCGCTCTCCATAATTGCGGTCTTCGCTGCTCGCACAAACAAATTCGATTTCGGTCGCAACGACCTGGAACCGATAGCAACAGCGAAGTTCGGCGAAGTCGCCCGAGCCCTGGCATGGCTGAAGCAACACAATCAGCATGCCAGGATGACCGGTTCCGGAGCCTGCGTGTTTGCGCGTTTTCCCGACGCAGCAACAGCGCAGCAGGTTTTGGAAAGGTTGCCTCCCGAATGGGACGGCAGGTGTGTGCGCAGTCTGGCACGTCATCCGCTCGCAGCGCTCGCGTAG
- a CDS encoding ribose-phosphate pyrophosphokinase — translation MSSEGLMVFTGNANPKLAEAVVQHLGIPLGKALVGRFSDGEVQVDIQENVRGKHVIVLQSTCAPTNDNLMELMVMVDALKRASARSITAAMPYFGYARQDRRPRSARVAISAKVVANMLEVAGVERVLTMDLHADQIQGFFDIPVDNIYASPVLLGDLREKNYGDLLVVSPDVGGVVRARALAKELNCDLAIIDKRRPKANVAEVMNIIGEVDGRNCVIMDDMIDTGGTLCKAAQVLKERGALKVFAYCTHPVLSGGAAARIADSALDEVVVCDTIPLSEEAAKCTKIRQLSTAPLLAETFTRIVKGDSIMSLFAGS, via the coding sequence ATGAGCAGCGAAGGCTTGATGGTATTTACCGGCAACGCCAACCCCAAACTCGCGGAGGCTGTCGTACAGCACCTCGGCATTCCCCTGGGCAAGGCGTTGGTTGGCCGTTTCTCCGACGGCGAAGTTCAAGTTGATATCCAGGAAAACGTTCGCGGCAAGCACGTCATCGTGCTGCAGTCCACCTGCGCGCCGACCAACGACAACCTGATGGAGCTGATGGTGATGGTCGACGCGCTCAAGCGCGCCTCGGCACGCAGCATCACCGCCGCCATGCCCTACTTCGGCTATGCGCGCCAGGACCGCCGCCCGCGTTCGGCGCGCGTCGCGATCTCGGCCAAGGTCGTGGCCAACATGCTGGAAGTCGCCGGTGTCGAGCGCGTGCTGACGATGGACCTGCACGCTGACCAGATCCAGGGCTTCTTCGATATTCCCGTCGACAACATCTACGCTTCGCCGGTACTGCTGGGCGACCTGCGCGAGAAGAACTACGGCGACCTGCTGGTGGTGTCGCCGGACGTCGGCGGCGTGGTCCGTGCCCGCGCACTGGCCAAGGAACTGAACTGCGACCTGGCGATCATCGACAAGCGTCGTCCCAAGGCCAACGTGGCCGAGGTGATGAACATCATCGGTGAAGTCGACGGCCGCAACTGCGTCATCATGGATGACATGATCGACACCGGCGGCACGCTGTGCAAGGCCGCCCAGGTGCTGAAGGAGCGCGGCGCGCTGAAGGTCTTCGCCTACTGCACGCACCCGGTGCTGTCGGGTGGCGCGGCCGCCCGCATCGCGGACTCGGCGCTGGACGAAGTGGTGGTGTGCGACACCATCCCGTTGTCCGAAGAAGCCGCCAAGTGCACCAAGATCCGCCAGCTCTCGACCGCCCCGCTGCTGGCCGAGACCTTCACCCGCATCGTCAAGGGCGACTCGATCATGTCGCTGTTTGCGGGTTCCTGA
- a CDS encoding 50S ribosomal protein L25/general stress protein Ctc: MKVVAFERSVQGTGASRRLRNSGKTPGIIYGGAAEPKMIELDHNALWHALKKEAFHSSILELEVAGKSEQALLRAFQMHPFKPLVLHVDFQRVSANDKIHVKVPLHFMNQETAPGVKLGHGIVNHILNDLEVSCLPADLPEFIEVDLAAVELNQTVHLSDIKLPKGVTVITHGDDNPAVASISQPAGAVSEAAEGGEAAGETPAA, from the coding sequence ATGAAAGTTGTCGCTTTCGAGCGTAGCGTACAGGGAACGGGTGCGAGCCGCCGCCTGCGCAATTCGGGCAAGACCCCCGGCATCATCTACGGCGGCGCCGCCGAGCCGAAGATGATCGAACTGGATCACAACGCGCTGTGGCACGCCCTGAAGAAGGAAGCGTTCCACTCGTCGATCCTGGAACTGGAAGTCGCTGGCAAGTCGGAACAGGCCCTGCTGCGCGCATTCCAGATGCACCCGTTCAAGCCGCTGGTGCTGCACGTAGATTTCCAGCGCGTGTCGGCCAACGACAAGATCCACGTCAAGGTGCCGCTGCACTTCATGAACCAGGAAACCGCTCCTGGCGTGAAGCTGGGCCACGGCATCGTCAACCACATCCTGAACGACCTGGAAGTTTCGTGCCTGCCGGCCGACCTGCCCGAGTTCATCGAAGTGGACCTGGCCGCCGTCGAGCTGAACCAGACCGTCCACCTGTCGGACATCAAGCTGCCGAAGGGCGTGACCGTGATCACCCACGGTGACGACAACCCGGCCGTCGCCAGCATCTCGCAACCGGCTGGAGCCGTGTCGGAAGCTGCCGAAGGCGGCGAAGCCGCTGGCGAAACGCCGGCTGCCTAA
- the pth gene encoding aminoacyl-tRNA hydrolase: protein MIKLIVGLGNPGAEYEATRHNAGFWLVDQLARMGGATMRVEGRFHGLAARARLWDQDIWLLKPSTFMNRSGLAVVSLARFYKVLPDEIVVAHDEMDLPAGAAKLKRGGGAGGHNGLKDISAHLSTQDYWRLRLGVGHPRNAPGGAGAGREDVVNFVLKPPRREEQEAIDAAIDRCIEPLGLLARGDAERAMAQLHTTR, encoded by the coding sequence ATGATCAAGCTTATCGTCGGCCTCGGCAATCCCGGTGCGGAGTACGAGGCCACCCGACACAACGCCGGCTTCTGGCTGGTGGACCAGCTGGCCCGCATGGGCGGCGCCACGATGCGCGTGGAAGGCCGCTTCCACGGCCTGGCCGCGCGTGCGCGGCTGTGGGACCAGGACATCTGGCTGCTCAAGCCGTCGACCTTCATGAACCGCTCCGGCCTGGCCGTGGTGTCGCTCGCGCGCTTCTACAAGGTCCTTCCCGACGAGATCGTGGTCGCGCACGACGAGATGGACCTGCCGGCGGGCGCGGCCAAGCTCAAGCGCGGCGGCGGCGCGGGCGGCCACAACGGGCTCAAGGACATCTCGGCCCACCTGTCCACGCAGGACTACTGGCGCCTGCGCCTGGGCGTGGGCCATCCGCGCAACGCGCCCGGCGGCGCCGGCGCGGGCCGCGAGGACGTGGTCAACTTCGTGCTCAAGCCACCGCGGCGCGAGGAGCAGGAAGCCATCGATGCCGCCATCGACCGCTGCATCGAGCCGCTCGGCCTGCTGGCACGCGGCGATGCTGAACGCGCCATGGCGCAGCTGCATACCACGCGCTGA
- a CDS encoding PhoX family protein, with amino-acid sequence MSYLTDQARAASRAAKPDADVPGQMLEDIVAANPARRRVLRGGLGLSLASAFGSGLLAACGGDDDPAPAPAPAPAPAPAPAAAAPSYDVTFEPVAKSTADAVVVPNGYSVDVLFSAGDPVEAGATGYAGAFQSSAETERQAGGNHDGMHYFALPGVDPQKGGLLAINHELPDYKILFAGGTYDAATASPEQKRIALSAVGISVIEVELAASGKWQVKRDSIYNKRYTGNTLYRVGGPAASVVGSTVVGMLNNCSSGHTPWGTYLTCEESTDNYIDPTQAENGYGWVVEVDPYGTLGSPAKRTAMGRFDHENVAFLTDASNNVAFYMGDDGTPGCIYKFIPSKAFDPNNRAANANLLDSGTLYVARFNADGSGQWIELTQGKNGLTVGASDPGNWTQSAVSPAPTTVDFASQADVLINTKSAARVAGGTLMDRPEWITAAPDKTLYCTLTNNSGRQQTDAANPRKNNLHGHIVKWNEAGNSPLATTFTWSILLQAGDPSLATDNLKGNINGDTFSSPDGLRVDPQGRLWVQTDSSTSATYTSTFGNNSMYYISPTGQSKRFLVGPTGCEITGIAYTPDLTTCFINIQHPTGAWPDAAKPPRSSTIVVRRGDGKPIGA; translated from the coding sequence ATGTCGTACCTGACCGATCAAGCGCGGGCCGCCAGTCGCGCTGCCAAGCCCGACGCTGACGTGCCCGGCCAGATGCTCGAAGACATCGTAGCCGCCAACCCGGCCCGCCGCCGGGTGCTGCGCGGCGGCCTGGGCCTGTCGCTGGCCTCGGCGTTCGGCAGCGGCCTGCTGGCCGCCTGTGGCGGCGATGACGATCCCGCACCGGCACCGGCCCCCGCACCTGCTCCGGCCCCAGCGCCCGCCGCGGCCGCCCCGAGCTACGACGTCACCTTCGAGCCGGTCGCCAAGTCGACCGCGGATGCCGTGGTCGTGCCCAATGGCTACAGCGTCGACGTGCTGTTCTCCGCCGGCGACCCGGTCGAAGCCGGTGCCACCGGCTATGCCGGCGCGTTCCAGTCCTCGGCCGAAACCGAGCGCCAGGCCGGCGGCAACCACGACGGCATGCACTACTTCGCGCTGCCGGGTGTCGATCCGCAGAAGGGCGGCCTGCTCGCCATCAACCACGAGCTGCCGGACTACAAGATCCTGTTCGCGGGCGGCACCTATGACGCCGCCACGGCCAGCCCCGAGCAGAAGCGCATCGCGCTGTCGGCGGTCGGCATCTCGGTGATCGAAGTGGAACTGGCAGCCAGCGGCAAGTGGCAGGTCAAGCGCGACTCGATCTACAACAAGCGCTACACCGGCAACACGCTGTACCGCGTGGGCGGCCCGGCTGCTTCGGTGGTGGGATCGACCGTAGTCGGCATGCTCAACAACTGCTCGAGCGGCCATACCCCGTGGGGCACCTACCTGACCTGCGAAGAGAGCACGGACAACTACATCGACCCGACCCAGGCCGAGAACGGCTACGGCTGGGTGGTGGAAGTCGATCCGTACGGCACGCTGGGCTCGCCGGCCAAGCGCACCGCGATGGGCCGCTTCGACCATGAGAACGTCGCCTTCCTGACCGACGCCAGCAACAACGTCGCCTTCTATATGGGCGACGACGGCACGCCGGGCTGCATCTACAAATTTATCCCGAGCAAGGCCTTCGATCCGAACAACCGCGCCGCCAATGCCAACCTGCTGGACAGCGGCACGCTCTACGTGGCCAGGTTCAACGCCGACGGCAGCGGCCAGTGGATCGAGCTGACGCAGGGCAAGAACGGCCTGACCGTGGGCGCTTCGGATCCGGGCAACTGGACCCAGTCGGCCGTCTCGCCGGCGCCGACCACGGTCGACTTCGCCAGCCAGGCCGACGTGCTGATCAACACCAAGTCGGCCGCGCGCGTGGCCGGTGGCACGCTGATGGACCGCCCCGAGTGGATCACGGCCGCACCGGACAAAACCCTGTACTGCACGCTGACCAACAACAGCGGCCGCCAGCAGACCGACGCCGCCAACCCGCGCAAGAACAACCTGCACGGCCATATCGTCAAGTGGAACGAAGCCGGAAATTCGCCGCTGGCGACCACGTTCACGTGGAGCATCCTGCTGCAGGCCGGCGACCCGTCGCTGGCCACCGACAACCTGAAGGGCAACATCAACGGCGACACGTTCTCGAGCCCCGACGGCCTGCGCGTCGACCCGCAGGGCCGGCTGTGGGTGCAGACCGACTCCAGCACCAGCGCCACCTACACCAGCACGTTCGGCAACAACAGCATGTACTACATCTCGCCGACGGGTCAGTCCAAGCGCTTCCTGGTCGGCCCGACCGGCTGCGAAATCACCGGCATCGCCTACACGCCGGACCTGACCACCTGCTTCATCAACATCCAGCACCCCACCGGCGCGTGGCCGGACGCGGCCAAGCCGCCGCGCTCGTCCACCATCGTGGTGCGCCGTGGCGACGGCAAGCCGATCGGTGCGTGA
- a CDS encoding YfhL family 4Fe-4S dicluster ferredoxin yields MALMITDDCINCDVCEPECPNEAISMGPEIYEIDPNKCTECVGHFDEPQCQQVCPVACIPKDPNRVETHEVLMQRYRLLTAAKHAA; encoded by the coding sequence ATGGCGCTGATGATCACTGACGACTGCATCAACTGCGACGTTTGTGAACCCGAGTGCCCGAACGAAGCCATTTCGATGGGGCCCGAGATCTATGAAATCGACCCCAACAAGTGCACCGAGTGTGTCGGGCACTTCGACGAGCCGCAATGCCAGCAGGTCTGCCCGGTCGCCTGTATCCCCAAGGATCCGAACCGCGTCGAAACGCATGAGGTCCTGATGCAGCGCTACCGGCTGCTGACGGCCGCCAAGCACGCGGCCTGA
- the coaD gene encoding pantetheine-phosphate adenylyltransferase translates to MVIAVYPGTFDPMTRGHEDLVRRASNIFDELVVGVAHSPNKRPFFSLEERIGIAREVLGHYPNVRVEGFSGLLKDFVRNNNARVIVRGLRAVSDFEYEFQMAGMNRYLLPDVETMFLTPSDQYQFISGTFVREIAVLGGDVSKFVFPSVERWLQEKIGKPE, encoded by the coding sequence ATGGTCATCGCGGTCTATCCCGGCACGTTCGATCCAATGACCCGGGGACACGAGGATCTGGTCCGCCGTGCGTCGAACATCTTCGACGAACTGGTGGTCGGCGTGGCGCACAGCCCCAACAAGCGCCCGTTCTTTTCGCTCGAAGAGCGCATCGGCATTGCCCGTGAAGTGCTCGGGCATTATCCCAATGTGCGCGTCGAAGGCTTTTCCGGCCTGCTCAAGGACTTTGTGCGCAACAACAATGCGCGCGTGATCGTGCGCGGCCTGCGCGCGGTGTCCGACTTCGAGTACGAATTCCAGATGGCAGGCATGAACCGCTACCTGCTGCCCGACGTGGAAACCATGTTCCTGACGCCGTCGGACCAGTACCAGTTCATCTCCGGCACCTTCGTGCGTGAGATCGCGGTGCTGGGCGGCGATGTCAGCAAGTTCGTGTTCCCGTCGGTGGAACGCTGGCTGCAAGAGAAAATCGGCAAACCGGAATAA
- the rsmD gene encoding 16S rRNA (guanine(966)-N(2))-methyltransferase RsmD, translated as MNSRSRLPSPATGGRPASPAAASGGRSPVSAAPRQAPRQEPSQVRIIGGRWKRTLLPVPDAQGLRPTPDRVRETLFNWLGQDLSGLECLDLFAGSGALGFEAASRGAAAVTLVESNARVAKQLRDNQYRLDAAQVRVMQGDAFAIAAQLPDASFDVVFLDPPFAEDWVGPALEHAARLSRPGGAVYVETDHALTGADAPVPASLEIVRHARAGAVHFHLLQHRVPGNGAA; from the coding sequence ATGAATTCGCGTTCCCGATTGCCGTCGCCCGCCACCGGCGGGCGACCCGCCTCTCCTGCCGCTGCCAGCGGCGGGCGTTCCCCCGTTTCCGCGGCGCCACGCCAGGCACCGCGCCAGGAGCCGTCCCAGGTCCGCATCATCGGCGGCCGCTGGAAGCGCACCTTGCTGCCCGTTCCCGATGCCCAGGGCCTGCGCCCCACGCCCGACCGCGTGCGCGAGACGCTCTTCAACTGGCTCGGCCAGGACCTGTCCGGGCTGGAATGCCTGGACCTGTTCGCCGGCTCCGGCGCGCTCGGCTTCGAGGCCGCCTCGCGCGGCGCCGCCGCGGTCACGCTGGTCGAGTCCAATGCGCGCGTGGCCAAGCAGCTGCGCGACAACCAGTACCGGCTCGACGCGGCTCAGGTGCGCGTGATGCAGGGCGATGCCTTTGCCATTGCCGCGCAACTGCCCGATGCCAGCTTCGACGTGGTCTTCCTGGATCCGCCCTTCGCCGAGGACTGGGTCGGGCCGGCGCTGGAGCACGCGGCGAGGCTGTCGCGGCCCGGCGGCGCAGTCTATGTCGAGACCGACCATGCGCTGACCGGTGCCGACGCGCCGGTGCCGGCGTCGCTTGAAATCGTGCGCCACGCGCGCGCCGGCGCGGTGCATTTCCACCTGCTGCAGCATCGCGTGCCGGGCAACGGCGCTGCCTGA